Proteins encoded within one genomic window of Pongo pygmaeus isolate AG05252 chromosome 18, NHGRI_mPonPyg2-v2.0_pri, whole genome shotgun sequence:
- the PDZD9 gene encoding PDZ domain-containing protein 9 isoform X7 codes for MQKASRKNRKGDVLINVGPANVLGYTLREFLQLLQHITIGTVLQIKVYRDFINIPEEWQEIYDLIPEVKFPVTSTPKKIELAKDESFTSSDDNENVDLDKRLQYYRYPWSTVHHPARRPISISRDWHGYNKKNHTISVGKDINCDVMIHRDDKKEVRAPSPYWIMVKQDNESSSSSTSSISDAFWLEDCAQVEEGKAQLVSKVG; via the exons GTGATGTTCTGATTAATGTTGGCCCTGCCAATGTGTTAGGATATACTCTTCGCGAATTTTTACAGCTTTTGCAACATATCACCATTGGAACAGTGCTACAAATCAAGGTTTACCGAGATTTTATTAACATTCCTGAAGAATGGCAAGAAATATATGATTTAATCCCTGAGGTCAAATTCCCAGTAACAAG CACACCAAAGAAAATTGAGCTGGCAAAAGATGAATCTTTCACAAGCAGTGATGATAATGAAAATGTAGATTTAGATAAAAGACTTCAATATTATAGATATCCATGGTCAACTGTGCATCACCCTGCAAGGAGACCAATATCCATCTCCAGAGACTGGCATGGATATAATAAGAAGAACCATACTATTAGTGTAGGAAAAGACATTAATTGTGACGTGATGATTCACAGAGATGACAAGAAAGAAGTGAGGGCCCCTTCTCCATACTGGATAATGGTGAAGCAAGACAATGAAAGCTCTTCCTCCTCTACCTCCTCTATCTCAGATGCATTTTGGCTGGAAGATTGTGCCCAAGTTGAAGAGGGTAAAGCCCAACTGGTATCAAAGGTTGGTTAG
- the PDZD9 gene encoding PDZ domain-containing protein 9 isoform X6 — protein MQKASRKNRKGDVLINVGPANVLGYTLREFLQLLQHITIGTVLQIKVYRDFINIPEEWQEIYDLIPEVKFPVTSTPKKIELAKDESFTSSDDNENVDLDKRLQYYRYPWSTVHHPARRPISISRDWHGYNKKNHTISVGKDINCDVMIHRDDKKEVRAPSPYWIMVKQDNESSSSSTSSISDAFWLEDCAQVEEGKAQLVSKDQDTTAFPNT, from the exons GTGATGTTCTGATTAATGTTGGCCCTGCCAATGTGTTAGGATATACTCTTCGCGAATTTTTACAGCTTTTGCAACATATCACCATTGGAACAGTGCTACAAATCAAGGTTTACCGAGATTTTATTAACATTCCTGAAGAATGGCAAGAAATATATGATTTAATCCCTGAGGTCAAATTCCCAGTAACAAG CACACCAAAGAAAATTGAGCTGGCAAAAGATGAATCTTTCACAAGCAGTGATGATAATGAAAATGTAGATTTAGATAAAAGACTTCAATATTATAGATATCCATGGTCAACTGTGCATCACCCTGCAAGGAGACCAATATCCATCTCCAGAGACTGGCATGGATATAATAAGAAGAACCATACTATTAGTGTAGGAAAAGACATTAATTGTGACGTGATGATTCACAGAGATGACAAGAAAGAAGTGAGGGCCCCTTCTCCATACTGGATAATGGTGAAGCAAGACAATGAAAGCTCTTCCTCCTCTACCTCCTCTATCTCAGATGCATTTTGGCTGGAAGATTGTGCCCAAGTTGAAGAGGGTAAAGCCCAACTGGTATCAAAG